CAGATAGGAAAGAGAGTAAGCGTTGCATTATCCGAGTGGCATCATCTATCGGGCGAGCATCAAGGGCACGCTCAAGTTCTTCTTGCAATTGATAGGCTTCATTGAGTCGAGTCCACTTTTGGCTCCGATCGCGACCGTGTTGCTGTAGCCATGCCCGGTTCAGACGGAGTGTGGAAACGTGATATTCACCACAAGCTGTAAGAGACTGAAGCAAACCATCGTCAGATTCAATAAAATGAACTCCAACATCTTGTTCACGACACGGATCTGCAAAGCGATAGCCTCGGCGAAGTTGTTCGCTCGTCGGCCATTTGTCGTGTTTTATCATATTGCACGGAATGCAAACCCAATAGAGATTGGTATAGTCATTGACAGGGCCGCCTCTGCTGCGTGGTTTAAAGTGGTCAATACAAAAGGCTTGGGGACCGCCTTTCATTTGCTCGTGAACACCGCAATAAGCACAACGGAAATCGAAGTCCCTGCGTAGATAAGGCTCAGCATTCCTATATCCAACTCTGCCTCTCATCACAGGTGGTGATTCTTGTCGACAGATACGAGGGGATGTTTTTTGATTCACATCAATTTTCTCAATTCTTGCAATTTGGTAACAACCTCCTCGAATCTCTGCTTCCAATTTTCATCTCGTAAGGTAGCGCGTCTCTGCATCGATTGTATGAGTGGCTGGGCTGCTTCCGCGTCATCAAGCTGTTGGTTCAACTCTGCCAACTTGATTTCTTCCTCGGATGTTAATCCAGTAGCAAATTTCTTATCCAGCAACTCATGATAAACCTCAAGCATGTCTGTAGGGAGTGCGTAGTCAAAGGCATTTTCACTTTCATCTGGGTGCCATTTGCGATACTCATCCATCGGGACAATTGCTGCCACGGGCTTCCCATTGTGTTCAAGGACAAGGCTCTCATGTCCTTCCCAACTTGCTCGAAGTAGATTCTCGATTTGAGGTGGAAGCTGGTCCAATGAGATTGTTTTATTCATGGGTA
The Candidatus Poribacteria bacterium genome window above contains:
- a CDS encoding type II toxin-antitoxin system prevent-host-death family antitoxin, producing MNKTISLDQLPPQIENLLRASWEGHESLVLEHNGKPVAAIVPMDEYRKWHPDESENAFDYALPTDMLEVYHELLDKKFATGLTSEEEIKLAELNQQLDDAEAAQPLIQSMQRRATLRDENWKQRFEEVVTKLQELRKLM
- a CDS encoding HNH endonuclease signature motif containing protein, which gives rise to MNQKTSPRICRQESPPVMRGRVGYRNAEPYLRRDFDFRCAYCGVHEQMKGGPQAFCIDHFKPRSRGGPVNDYTNLYWVCIPCNMIKHDKWPTSEQLRRGYRFADPCREQDVGVHFIESDDGLLQSLTACGEYHVSTLRLNRAWLQQHGRDRSQKWTRLNEAYQLQEELERALDARPIDDATRIMQRLLSFLSEEIQALRNELVVAIPMWQKF